In the Vulpes vulpes isolate BD-2025 chromosome 12, VulVul3, whole genome shotgun sequence genome, GCAGGCGCATGGTGCGGGGTCCACGGCCGGCCACCCTGCCCCGCAgcggggacagcagagagggccCTCCATTCACATGACGCAGGGCTTGATATCCTGGCACACgctctggtggtggtggtggtggtagtagggTCCACTCGCAGACggatggaaagaagaaatgcCATTAAAGTTGAGGACAAAATCCTTTCTGTCACACACTGGGGTCGAGTGATGCTGGTATCGAGGCAGTCCcactgaaagaaggaagaaaagaaaaacttcagaaaCAGCCATCCGGCCAGAGGACGGGCATCACCCCTCGGGTCCTAGTGTAACTCAGGCCTCGCTGTGCccggggagggaagggaggagctgCCGCGCTTCTGCCTGGTGCTGCACACCTGCCAGGGCAAGCCCACCTCTGGAGGCGGCTCCAGGTGCAGCCTGGGTCCCTCCCAGGAGGGGCCGCGGTCGCTGCTTGGATCCGATGCGCCGGCCCGCAGGCCCCCGGGAGGCGCCCAGCAGAGGCCTGGCTCGGCCGGAGGCAGCACCACGGCTCCCGCGCCTGCCCCTGCTTCTCTACGCCGCAAGGCCGGTCGGAGGGGCTGCGCACTGCGCGGGGGATACCCGTCGTGCCAGAAGGCGGTGACGGAAAGCAGTCCCTCCGCAGGGAAGTGCGGGCGGCCCGAGGTCCCGAGGTCGGGGCTCCCGTAGAGGAGCCGGGGCTACAGGGGGCCCTGATGCCCTCCATGGCGCCCTGGGCGCAGCGGTGCGCACCCCGAGGTCCCCGAGGTCGGGGCTCCCGTTGAGGAgccggggctgcagggggcccTGATGCCCTCCGTGGCGCCCTGGGCGCAGCGGTGCGCGCCCTGGGCGCAGCGGTGCGCACCCTGAGGTCGGGGCTCCCGTCGAGGAGCCGGGTTTGCAGGAGCCCCGGATGCCCTCCGTGGTGCCCTGGGCGCAGCGGTGCGCACCGAGGCGCCGGGCCGCGGGGACCCCGGGCGGGCGGGCCTGCAGGGCGCAGGAAGGCTGTCCGTCGCCTGCTCGGCCGCTCCCCGCCGGGCCCCCAGCCGGACCCCCGCCGCccacttttgcttttgctttcccGGCGCCTCAGGCCGCGTATCCCAGCGCAGGTAGGCCCCTGCCCCGCGTGGCTCCCGGGCCCCCGCCCTGGGCCGGCCAGCGCGTCTCGGAGCGGGAGCGCGGGGACACCGGGCAGGCGGCGGCAGGGGCACCGCGGGGCTCTCCGAGGGCAGCAGCGGGTCACGCGCCCCGGGGCGCTCCAGGCCCCGCTCTCGGCCGCCCGGGCCCATCCCGCCGCAGCCCGGCCCGCGCCAGCTCCGCGGCCCAGAGCTGGAGCTCGCAGGGCCCCCGAGGCCGCCGCCAGCTGTTAGGGGACCAAGGGGACAAAGTCCCTCGGGCCTGAGCGAGGGGCGCGGGGCCTCCCCGGGCACGGGGCTTGGCCGCCCTTTCGGGAGCGGGACGCGGCAGCCCGCGAGGCTGTGCGGGGAGGGAGGTGGCTCCTGCAGCCTCGGCCGGCCTCGGGCCTGCTCGGCCTGCGCGCTCCTCCCGGGGCCTGCGCGTTCCCCCCGGGGCCAGACGCGCTCCCGGCCGCGGACCCCAGGGCGGCGCGCTCCTCCACGCCCGCGGGCGCCCGCACCCAGCCCGCTCCAGCTCAGCCCCCACCTCTCACTCGCCGGGGATGCTGACCAGGAccggggaaggaggggcagagccGCCCGGTGGTGCTCGGCGTCAGTCAAGGCCTCCCCGGCGTCCCCAGGCTCTGCCCAAAGGTGCCCCAGTCAAGGCCTCTCTGCGTCCCCAGGCTCTGCCCAAAGGCGCCCCAATGAAGGCCTCCCCGGCGTCCCCAGGCTCTGCCCAAAGTTGCCCCAATTAAGGCCTCTCCGCGTCCCCAGGCTCTGCCCAAAGGTGCCCCAGTCAAGGCCTCTCTGCGTCCCCAGGCTCTGCCCAAAGGTGCCCCAGTCAAGGCCTCTCTGCGTCCCCAGGCTCTGCCCAAAGGTGCCCCAATTAAGGCCTCCCCAGCGTCCCCAGGCTCTGCCCAAAGGTGCCCAGGTCAAGGCCGCCCTGGCATCCCCAGACTCTGCTCAAAGGCCCCCGGGAAGGCCGCTGCGGGAGCTGGGCCTGCTGGGCTCCGCCGTTTTGGTTCTCCCAAGCGTCCCGTTTCTGGATTCCCCGCATTTCAGGGACTTGTGGGTGCACCCGGGTGTGTTGGGTGGGGCGAGGGAGGCCTCAAAGAAGAACCACAAGTCTCTTTCCCGCgagctcttttgtttttaatttttagggtATGGTTTCAGGGCAGCTTCAAAACCTCAGAGTCTGGGTTCAAACTGCGTGGAGCACGCCCGGGGAGGGGGAACGGGGAATGGGGAACACCAGgagggccctgggcagggggggggagaggggctcTGGGCGGCAGAGTGGGGGGAGTGGGCACTGCCTGGGCTGAGCGGTGATTGACAGCCAGTCccaggggattaaaaaaaatgagagggaaaggtCATCTGTATTGGTTACTTGTTGAAATTCCCATAAAAATTGAACAAGACTCTGCTCTCAGTGGGTTAAGTCAGGCTAAAATCCTCTCCGGTGTGGTCCTGCCGAGACTGTCTTTGTTTAGTTAACCTCTGAGACCCGCATTTAAAAGGCCTATTTGGGAAATTTCACCGGCCAGGGAACCaacatcttttgcccatttctggGCTTCCCGCCTCCCCTGAAGCTCTTGCCCAAACGCTGATTCCCGAACCTCCCATGTCCGCATCGTCCCGTGAGCCTTTTGCAACTGAGGCAGGAGGTGAGCGTGAGCTAGAGCGGCAGCATCTGAGAGGCAGGTTAGCCTGATTTTAACGCGCGGCCTGTGGGTGCTTCCCAGAGAGGTTCCTGTGGGTGCTTCCCAGAGAGGTTCCCTACATCCGAGGGAGTTGATCTCCACCGTCCGAAAAACCTGGCTAAATATTCAAATTCCCTCCTCCACCCCGCCTGTCCCCTCCCACCTTTCATCGCCTTTGGCAAGTCAATAAATTCTCACAATCTCCGACCAACACGGTTTACACCAGCAACGCCAGTGAGGTCCAAGAGGCCAGCACTTCTCAGGGGAGCCCCAAGGTGGGCCTCCGATCCTCGATCCTCGTGGCCTAGCTCGCACTGCACTGCTGCCATCAAGGCAGGTCGGCGGAGCTGGGAGGCCAGGGGCTCCCCAGAAGGCTGGTGCCCCTCTCCGCTGCTAACACCTCCCTCCTGTGCAAGAACCTGGGtcacccacccccccccgccccgcgcaatctgctttctgctctgcttctccctcatttcCCCTCCTGGCGACGGTTGCCCAGTTGCAACCGTTCTGCACCCGCAGCCTCGCCGTGCAGGACGCGACCCTTCGGGACGTTTGCTCTGGGAGCAAAGCACAGCAAAAgcaactaaacacacacacacaggcgcgCAATGGGAAGCAGacggcccggccccccccccccccccaccccgccgccccaGGCCACATGCCTTCGCCCCAAGCTGGCCCCGGCGCGCGGGGACCTCCGGGGAGCGCACCCCGGGAGCGCAGGAGCGCGGGCCACTGGCGCGCGTCCCACCGGTgcgcgcccccagccccagcctccggCCCGGGCCAGGCGCGCGGAGGGGGCGCAGGGCCGCGTGCGTTACCTGGCAGGTCGTCGCGGGCGTTCTGGTGCAGGTAGCTCTGCTCCAGCGAGTAGGACGACACGCTCGCGTGCAGgccggcgggggccgcggggctggCGCCGGGCGGCAGCGCGGGCGGCTGCTTGAGGTACGGCGAGGCGCCGGGCGAGCTCCAGTGCGCCGCGGGGCTGGTGTAGGGCGAGGGGCACTCGATGGCGCTCGCCACGGCCGGGGACGAGGGCAccgggctgctgctgctgtccgCGCCGtagtccccgccgccgccgccgccgccgccgcccccgccgggccccgcgGGCACCGGGCAGCTGGCCATGTAGGTGGAGCCCGGGCTGGGCGACATGTGCGGgacgtggtggtggtggtggtggtgcgggTGCGCGTGCGGGTGCGCGTGCGGGTGCGCGTGGCCCGGGGCGCCGGCGCCCGCGTCGTAGCCCGCGGGCATCATGTCGAGGCCGCCGTAGCCGCCCTGCGCCGGGCACGCGAGCGGCGCGGCCGGGGGCGCCTGGAAGTCGAAGCCCTGCGGCAGCAGCGACGCCCCGAAGCCCAGGCCGCCGACCACGCGGTGGTACACGGGCTTGAGCGCCTGGCACTTCCTCCTGAAGCCGCGCGGCCGGCGGCGGAACGAGCCCTCCTCGAACATGAACTCGCTGGCCGGGTCGATGGTCCAGTAGTGGCCCTTGCCGGGCCGCCCGAGCCCCTTGGGCAGCTTGATGAAGCACTCGTTGAGCGAGAGGTTGTGGCGCACCGAGTTCTTCCAGCCCTGGTAGGCGCCGCGGAAGAAGGGGAAGCGCGCCTGCAGGAACTGGTAGATCTCGCTGAGCGTCAGGCGCTTGCTGGGCGAGCTCTGGATGGCCATGACGATGAGCGCGATGTACGAGTAGGGCGGCTTCTCGGGCCGCCGCAGCCCCGAGCTCGCCTTCCGGGCCgggccccccgcgccgcccgcgccccccgcgccccccgcgcccttGCAGGAGGCGCCGGCcgcgctggcggcggcggcggcggcgggcgcgcagGAGGCGGAGgacgcgggcggcggggcggcctccagggcggcggcgggcgggctcCGCAGGGCGGCCTGGAGCGCGCCGGGGCCCGGGCTGCACGCGCGGCGgagcggggccggcggcggcgcgcCCTCGGAGCTCATCTGGGGGCGGCGCGCGAGGCCGGGCGCGCGGAAGCCGGGGCTGCGCGGCCTCGCTCGGCGCCGCTGGGGCTCCGCTGCGGCtcccgggggcggcgggccgggggCAGCGCCCCGAGCATCCCTCCCGCGCGCCGCGGGCCGCGGAGCCGCGGAGCCGGGCCGGCCGGGCGGCgagcggggccgcggcggggacGAGCCCGACGTCTCCCTGCAGGAGCGCTCCTCGCTCTGTCTCTCGGACttcctcccgccctccctccctcggAGCCTccgctccctccctccacccccaccgcGCCCTGCCCCCTCCGCGCCGCGCGCCGCcccggggagggcgcggggccgcggcgcTCCTCCCCCCTCCCGGCCGCCGGCGGGCTCCTGCGGCTCTTATCTCGCCCGCGCGCGCGCCCCCCCTCTCCAGGGGCCCCCGGGCCTCCCGGCTCCGCCCGGGGCCCCGGCCCCGCTCGCCTCCCCACCCGCCTGCGGACGCGGGAGCGCAGCCGGCCCACGCCTGCCCGGCACGACCCGCATCCCCGGCGGCCCCCCGCGCGCGCCCCTCCCCGGGGACCCTGCGCCCCGCTCCTCCCTGCGCGTCCGGGGCCCACGGGGCTGGGCCGCCCGGCCTGCtccgctgcccccgcccccgtgccCGCACCGACACCGCCCGTCACCTCCACTTAGACAGGACGGCCCTGCGCGCCCGGGGCCCCGCGCCCGAAGGTAAAGTGCAACCGCCTCTCCTTCCCACAGGGCCCGGGAGC is a window encoding:
- the FOXF2 gene encoding forkhead box protein F2, producing the protein MSSEGAPPPAPLRRACSPGPGALQAALRSPPAAALEAAPPPASSASCAPAAAAAASAAGASCKGAGGAGGAGGAGGPARKASSGLRRPEKPPYSYIALIVMAIQSSPSKRLTLSEIYQFLQARFPFFRGAYQGWKNSVRHNLSLNECFIKLPKGLGRPGKGHYWTIDPASEFMFEEGSFRRRPRGFRRKCQALKPVYHRVVGGLGFGASLLPQGFDFQAPPAAPLACPAQGGYGGLDMMPAGYDAGAGAPGHAHPHAHPHAHPHHHHHHHVPHMSPSPGSTYMASCPVPAGPGGGGGGGGGGGDYGADSSSSPVPSSPAVASAIECPSPYTSPAAHWSSPGASPYLKQPPALPPGASPAAPAGLHASVSSYSLEQSYLHQNARDDLPVGLPRYQHHSTPVCDRKDFVLNFNGISSFHPSASGPYYHHHHHQSVCQDIKPCVM